gataataaatatataaattccGAACTAAATCATAGTTTTATTTAAGGAAATCCACGTCAATATTGTGGAACTAGAAATATTGCATAATATAAACTATTAAAAGTGTAAAACATTAAATCTAAAAGATGAGCATAAAAAAGCAGAAGACAGGAAAGGAAAAGCTATTTTTACAATGTTCCtcttaataattttgaaaaaaaatataaataaccaGCTCGTTGACGAAAGTACAACCATATAATGCTATACGAATGTGCAAaataacataataataaattacaaaatatataacactGAAAAggtgataaaaataacgaCAAACTTAAATGtggtaaaaatatatattccatttaaattttatacagGTGTTTactacttttttaaaaatatgtgaaaATGTCAAAATTGAAGATATTACccttcaaaaaaaaaggaacaaaaaagaacgaacatttatttttataatatatatatatatatatatatatacaccaatatattccattttttgttaaattgtcatgtttattgttttattaacatataACTGATTTCAAAGTTTTTCGGTGTCCGTGTGTGAATGTCTTGTCAATTTCTTTGTACacacatatacatatattgaccatatatatgtatatagcAGTGTTGttctaaatataaatgctaTTTGTGTAGAATGGAAAAATTTTCcacctttttaattttttctggcatataaataaaaaattataaaaaaaattcagtacttttaaaagaaaatatatttatacataagTTTTCCTATGTATAATTTGAATGgtttattcttttattaataaatttatattcacacaaaaaaaagaaaaaacggaaaaaatatgcacaatGTTTTTGATTTGTTCTTAATagtttaatattataaaattgtaaataataacaaacaaataaaaaaggtagCACATTTCGATATGGTTTTACTTTACAATAAATTTACATACATTGTTTAAGTTCataatttacatttattattttgtaaattattacatttttttttttctttcattttttttccttattTTGGCTATTTATTTGGATATAAATTCTGAActgttcatttttttaagtagaacttttctattattttgtgcacatatttatataaagttTATTATGCTTTGTGTAAacaatttataaatgtttttCCTATgattataacaaaaaataaaacccaaataaataattttattttttatgaatgtTCTTTAGTGTTGATTAATTCTGgagtttattttaatttcactcttttaattattaGCAACTTTTCTGTTTAacctattttttatgctcCATATGTTATTTTACGTTGTTTGATCATATTTGATTTGCTtatgatttttattatataattttgagaGTTATAAATTTCTTAAACTTTTCCAtactataattttgtaatttttcgATACGCATTTtacacacatttttttaaatatatttaactcttttttttttttaattttcaaaatggGAAACAGCTTGTGTTGCATTAACGACTTCAAAAACAACAAATCcaatatagatatatatgcatatccCAGCcaagaaaaatatgatgagTATGAAAATTGGACATTAGAAACATGGatagataaatataagaatGGTAACACAATTAGAGTAGCATTTCCTGATGGAAATGAAATTCAatgttattttaaaatttttttaaatgagaAATGCTTTGAACTATCCTTAGATAATAAAGTTCgtgttataaaatttaatgataTTAAGTGTGTACTTCACAGAAATAGTTGTGAGTCATTATTAGAATCagaacaaaatttattaaaatcaCCTAAGGTCATAGGAATTCGATTGATTAGTACACTTAAAGCTATTGCCTTTGCAATGGATAGTCCTGGAGAGGAAAGAATGTTTTacgaatttataaaaaaatattgcttAACTGCTTAAGAGTGGAGTGCacagaaaataatatcctCACACATTACAGTGGTGTCCAAATGGTGAatcaaaacaaaaaattctGACTATGAAACTGtcatatattaatgaaaaatttaaaaaggcATGCCTTCAATAATTAAATCGTTcaaagaatataaattaaagacaaaaaataaaggagGCAAAACAAGCGTAAATTCAATTTAGCGTAAAAGATTTGTTTCGCCTacctatattattatacaaGAAATGCATATGAACAAATGCGTGTTTgcaaaatgcatataaaatacttatatcatatatagcTAACAGTTGTgttcatttttgttttacatAATTCGAGAGATTTTTAATATCCCAATATATTAGATAAGCATTATTTGcttatcatcattattattattttttttatcattatatctaatttatatttgttctATTGACTTGCATAgttttatatgcattattttattttttcctatccttattatttgtcttatttgatattacttatattatcagtatgtattatatccaatttttaaattatgaattaccttaatttaaatttctATAAACTggaaattttaattttttcccgattattataaataaaaataacatattaCACATAATAGAATGTtttcgtattttttttattgttttaatttttcttattaacaaaaatgaaaagataAAGATGGTGTTTTCACACCCTAAACAAATTAACCCAATTTAAATTCGAACATATTTTGCATTGctatataaatgatttaaTATTGTGTGTTGATCACAATAATGGCTTATATTACATGCACATAAACTTGtgcaattattttatttttttacaatattaggttattctatataatatacaagtTTACCACTTATTAATTATTGAATAATGTTAATAtcttaaaaattgtaatattattataatacgTA
This region of Plasmodium chabaudi chabaudi strain AS genome assembly, chromosome: 13 genomic DNA includes:
- a CDS encoding inner membrane complex sub-compartment protein 3, putative, producing MGNSLCCINDFKNNKSNIDIYAYPSQEKYDEYENWTLETWIDKYKNGNTIRVAFPDGNEIQCYFKIFLNEKCFELSLDNKVRVIKFNDIKCVLHRNSCESLLESEQNLLKSPKVIGIRLISTLKAIAFAMDSPGEERMFYEFIKKYCLTA